In the Pecten maximus chromosome 5, xPecMax1.1, whole genome shotgun sequence genome, taaacaaaattatgacGGGACCAAAATTGTAAGGTTTCAAAGGAAAATTAATTGGAACTGCCAATCCCCCGGTAATCTATTTAGTTCTGCTagtcaaaaatttatatttgtttattttggctTATTATTTCAACTAACAAGAAAAATAACTTAAGTGTGATATAAATGAATTCCTCTAGAACTGCTAAATAAATTAATCACTCGGGATATCTTTTATCTTTGAATATAAATGCGGTTTTAAAGAAAAACTGGTATAGGTGTGacacaataatgtacatgtaatagatacataatgggtacgagtgatgtataggatatatcacacgagtgcgtagcacgagtgtgatatatgcgatacgtcacgagtacccattttgtatctgttttatccaatgacagccgaggttttgtcacccacgtgcctaggggtggagctataaaattgatcagaacctgtcactgtgatatgtttcccgccaatttctgactcgttttgttttctgtcacagtagcccattcatttctagtgagactgtcaaccatgacggatcaggtactgatcactgatgtcgatgtgttcactgacctcgacgatataacattatcacaggCCGTAGATAAGTATGAGTATGAACTTGAAGATAGTGACACGATAGCTACTGACATTGGAATAGTTGATATCAAGGAATTAACTCAGCCAATCGTTGTAAATGAACTGAatggtaatgtgaaaaacatgtgaaaggcTGCAGGATTCGAGGGAAATTACATAAACCATTCCGGAAAGAGAACCTGCGCTACTTCCCTTTACTAAGCAGGTAAGTCTAAAATCATAtcgtttgaacaaattgtgaaatgaaatatttttcgtaaatttcgacgttcacaatgtcacaaaatcctttcaaaatccgtgaaattgtttaaagaaatcaatgaatcggttaatcggtatttttatccactcgtcttgttatcattttcatcactattttgtttatgataggatttttgtgcaacgaaagtatattgttacattagcgtaatctgtataaccatttttttttaaatgactgaaattttatatgtaatcatgtaatgtatgctttttttttactgacctgttaaaatagattttacttaataaaatatgaacagggttttatattctgCTTGGTCAGGTTTTGATGAACAACTCATTATGGACAGAACGGTACATCGCAGCAGGGCTGTACGTGCatacaaggtgaagaaagaagacGGAAAATTTCTAAACGGcactcgtatttcattaaattttgtttgaaatgcatttccTGTCTTTGCTCATTTGTCacgcctacatttgaaattggccccgcctcaagactgaggcatggaccaatcagaaatgccatgtgatatttcagatatcacatatgtgatatttgaaatatcacatagtatgcaatatatatcgccaacaaaagatcaaagaaaaaccgaggcgtcattggataaattaagttattatacagttacatacaatacatatacatgcatattGGGTTTTATAACAGATACCTGATATATTTTGGTTACGTCTCAATAAAATACagttaagtaaaaaaaaaaaaaaaaaaaaaaatacaactgTGAAGCCAAGCCTAGttactacattttgtattataaacGTAAAAAACAATAAGGACCAATACAAAACTACAATtctaataaaaatgaaatgttctaGCACAATAAAAGCTATAGATAACTATATTAACAAAAGATATGACTGTTACGAAAATCTGCTATCAAATCAGCAGATACATGGATTTCAAAAGGTACTATTATTGGATAAAGTAGTCATGTTCAAAGCTGCATGGCATATCGCATTAGTAAAGAAACTTTTAACCAATAGGCTCCAGGGAATTAAAAAATCTACGAGAACCATGCTATGTTGTCAACtttaattgttattattatatgCAAGTATAAGATCTAAATAAAGACATATAACTGAAATTATTGTATATGGATCAtctatttatattatatatatttaagatatCCTTTCGacagtttttgttttacagtttAAAACAGGagtatgtacataattatgtgAGTATTTATGGGAGACAATTGTTCAAAGCACGATGTAAAAGTAGAAAATTTGTGATACAAGGAACTAAATCACAGCATGATTATTTCAATGTAGCTTTATAGATAAGTGCAGTGTTTCCGTGATTTAGTTTGGTGGTGTTATTGACTTTCATCCTTTTAATTAAGTTAGCAAAACAGTGTTTTACTTCTATAAACGTGTCTTGGTGTAAATGTCATGTTTATTTCCGTCAtgattaaatataaatgtatttgtaaaatatatataaagccaCAACATGGTTACCATATGAATTAAAATGCTTCTCTTTGTTTATTTGACAGGACAGAAGATAAATGAAGACAACCGTGGTTATGTTGCGAGTTTGTTTGAACAACgttcaaaattaaataattactATGGCACTGcgaaaaaacacgaatttatgtcattttgtcatTAGCTTAAAGAACTTGGGCTTACATGGAAGATATCTTAACTGATTTCAACGATGAATTATAAATTCATTGCAGTATTTGATACATCCTACAAATGAAAGAAGATCTTCATCTTCATATTCTCTCTGCCCTGTCAAAATGTCAATGCGTTTCGCTGGTATGCTTTTACAATTACTAGTCACagcaaaagaaaaaagaaaaaaaagtaccCTTAGCCTAATCAAAATGCGACGAATATTAGAAAATGCTTAACGACTATATACGTTTGGGATCAATATACAATTTATTCACCTTCATTACCAGTGAGGTGAACACAAAACCCTGGATAACAAACGAGCATATGTTCGAAATTCGAATATTCAAAGTGGGTAGCTCCATTTGTGCACATGTGTGTTAACAAAACATGTTGATTAGGAATACTACTGTGACCAGCATGGTGCTGTTTTGGACCATTCGTTTTTTTGTGACAATTCtatattgacaacacagggattgcatcatttattgatatgattCATGCTTTACACATATTcaagtaactacatgtatgtgatcAACTGTCCacatgttaacagttttgtcgctaaatctagaccagtataaatacaaatgatgcagctgatgataaggtttgttacatatagactcgtctgtaatcaatatgctaatcacagttcaacacgacaggtcattctggtcggACTATTCTGTACATCAAAACTGTTAAACTGTAGTGTAGCCTGAAATAACTGTTAATAAGGACTTTATTTCTAGTACAGATATGTTATTATACTAAACGAGTTCAAAAAGAAATCCTTATGTTATTCTGACTACAATGTACCCAGTGTATTTTTGCGTAAAATTAACCTGGCAATATAGTGCAGGTTTGTTTTGTACtgactttaaaaaaatgaacaCTATCTAATTTTTAGCGATAAACAATTACCAGATATAAGCAACCGACTAACATCAAACGGGGAAATTAATGTTGTGATTAAGTAtgcaaaaaaaattcttttcgaCAATTTATCATTCCAATTTATCTTAAGTACGTGTTCAGTATCAGCATACTCTGTTAAATAGATTTAACCCAAACAGGTTATCtcattaatttttcaaaatctgtttaGAGTAATACGCACAAAAGACATCTTAATGATTGATTATCAAAGCGTTGTAAGCACTTTAAGGCAACGGTATGAATATAAAAGCTGTATGTGACTAATGAGACGATATCGCCTATCtggtatataaaaatatccattaAATCAGATGAAAATATTGGCCAAATGCAATAATcgtaatatttcaaaatagatTTGCAACATTGCCGTAAATTTTCCAATGAAATACTTTTTTATGTAATAACCTGACCAGATGAGCGAAAAGTCATGAGCAATTTTTTTTAGATCAGTATACGTTGCCGtgcttcttatatatatatatttatatactgtatatatgtatacattatatatgtacatgttcaaCATGCTATTATGTCTACAACACACACTACATATAACTATTAAGCGTTAAAACATGTTTGGAATTAGCTAACACTAATATATCTAAGCCAGTTCCATTCCCAGGAATCCATCTGTGCTATTTATCTCCTTACGAAGGTTCTCCACGTTGGGATATTCACCTACAtttaaaagagaaaataaaatacagtcCAGAATGTTACATTGGATGTTATTATCAACGGGTTAGCTTCCAGTACATTTGATATCTTTTACCGTAGTTATATAAAAGACtcgttattttatatattttatataccagGCATTGTTATtacagttttgtatttttgatactgttttcatttattttaaagtatttttttttcaaatgttagaATCACCGCGTACACATTTGTTATTCAAGCTCATACTTTTCAAATACTGTTTATTTGTTAGCATTCGCGGGGGATTTAATTTCTCTATATTACAGCCATTAAATATAACCAGAAAATAAGTAACCAGTAACGTTTATTAATACAAACAACCTCATAGAAGTGTTCGCTGCAGATTTTTAAAAGCCTTGGTTACGCAAAATTTGATAGTAAAAGAAGGTCCGACCAGGAAAGCTGCGAAATATTAGCCCTGAGAAATTAAAAACCTATAGAGTAGACGCCTAATTGTATCTCAACCTTTATCAtcacataaaaaaaacccaataataTATCGAGcctagaaaaaaaatgatacgaTCAATCTTCTTGATATGAGTTGAGATAAATCCCTGCCTTTTCTGATGCCAGTTATTTCTCACAATTATTATTAGCGTGACTTTACTTCTGTTAGGTAACATATTGCTTAGAACGACTCAATATCACAAGTACTTCGTTCTCAATGGATTTTTTGCTTCTTGtaatacataaaatatcatgtcaaataaacatttttagCCATAACAAGATAAAACAATTAAGGCCCtcttttcaaattcatttaagcaatgaacgggttcccatgccatttgcccaccatacatcttgctgccatatcgactataacaacattaaaaccactgttcaatacttatatttacattgtctaaccattttcgtcaactttgaaaaacactaaacaacacaaaaaaaaatccgccttttttttaatgtcacatgacccactgggtgttacagcctgaggcactgggtgttataggcgtatggtggcaactgcctcttagcattgtatcaatggggaaatgcgagcaaatgtaaatatacataattttaaTACACATCAGATTTGGACCCTGTCAGACGTTTTGATGGTATATGCATGTAAtcacatttatataatcattaataGTCAAAAAAGAAGGAAACTATCATTTAAAAAAGATGCTAATCGACAATCtctttatattgttataacactaACGATGTTAATAAAACGAACAATAGTAGTTTGATAATTTTTCCAgtacatttttgttgttgtttctttttGAGATGAAGAATGTTTTGTCAAAAGTTCATTGAGACAATACATTTATTACTACATATAGAATTACAAAGACGACAGAAGTTTTATTATAGCtgtgttcaatttttttttaattattttcatacCATAGCCTAATCAACACTTGTAATATTCACTCACCAGTTCTCATGAAGTACCGTATGACTGCTGTCTGGATTTCAGAATCTTCATAGCCATTTTCCAAAGCCTCAATTACGTCATCGGTATGCAACGTGGTTCTTCGCCAAGGGTGGATACCGGTTACGGTTTGCTCCATGGTGTTTATTTCCTAAAAAAAGTAAAACCAAGGTGTTTGTATGTAAACTatctatacaatatacacagtTGCAGTATTAGATGATACTTTGAATGCattatttctcaaaaaaaaaaaaaaataataataataataaaataaaaagcaataaacggataaaataaaaatgaattggtTAAAACAGTGTTATTTTTCTTTGGTGTGACGTTTAAAAATTCACAAATCGTAATAATGTTTGAAAtcgaaatgtttaaaacaaaatcgaATATTTCTTGTCATTAAGAAACAGATAAGGAGAAATAAGTGGTGTTTTAAGGTAAACTATGTCTGAACGATTACATTAACTACAGAAACTGAGTATTGATGCATCTGATACCTCTTGCACGGCAATTCTAACATCTTCATTCGCCAATCCTTTGACAAAAGGACAATGCGGTGACCAAAGTGTGTGTATCCGCATCGGGTTTGTAGATTCGGTAAAAGCCTCCATTCTTGGGTTTAATTGACAACAGAAACATTCAAAAGCTGTAAGGTAGAAGATATTGAAACGTTAAATGCAATCACAATAGAATAACTGGATTATGTCCTGGGGGAAATCCAGGTTGCATTTACTATTTTAATCACAAAACGTTTGTGCCGTGACACCCAGAGACAGAAATAAAGCATTTAGATGAAATCTggtcaaacatttatatgtatttagCTAACACTGAAACAGCACATGGCTCAAATACACATGAAAGCCGTCTATCTAGTATATACAACTGTAATTATAGCTTTTCAGGGGTATTCGGTTGATCTACtttgaaattatatacatagcatgatattatatatgtacaaggACCATAATCATTCAGAAACTTTAAACCTTgctttaatattttaattgcaCACGTCAAATCTTTCTTGAATCATGACGGGATTCATTTATAGATTCGATAAGTATAATGGTCAGTGTTTAAAAAAACGGTTGTCTTTGAACATTAAAGCCGGGAGTGTGTTACAATTCAAGTTACTCAGTTTAAATAATTACCTTCATCTGTTTTGTAGAATCCTGCCTTGGCGATTTCCTGAAAGCTTTGGTCATTATCAAAGGTCTCCATTCTCCGATGTAATTTTGAGTATGTCAAATTGATATGCACCGAAGCTGCACTTTCCAAACAAAATTTGTTGTAACCTGCATCAGTTACCCGTATACCTCCGTTCTCATTGACACAATCCCACGTAAGGTTTATTGTTGGTCGCGTTTCTGTGAATCTGGGACTAAGGACACAACTTTCCGAGGGAGGTACAACGTCATTGTTTTTAGCTCTGTCGTTATATTCCTCATTCAACCCAAGCAATGAGGAAGATGGGGTCATGATAAAAGTGTAAAtgttcaaaaatataaaatatgaaatgtgaAAGAATTGgatttttatacaaaaatattaatcatCAAGACAGTCGTTTGCCAAACCGTGATCCTCACTGGCCCATATACCGTAAAAGGAAGAACACGCCAGTAAGCATCTATGTTTCCCTACACTTCTTATAAGGCGCTGGTTTGGAACGCTTTCAAATAAATTGATAAGACAATTTTCTATAAATTCCTTTTGAGACTTCTGACTTTGACCCGAGTGgtgtatgtttatttttgaGGCGAATTGTTGAAGTGTCTGGTGAAGCTTGCGTTTTCGTGTTTTCTTAAACCTTCCGGCCATTCTCGACATGATGAACCATGACtgaaacaaaaacgaaaaacaaaacactATAGCAGTATCATATTGACAATACATTATTTAAACCAAATCACAATTcaattttaatacaatttaatcTCTACTCGGACATACTCGTTATGAAATGCATGCTTTACTGACATTAAAGGTCAATAACTAAtagagaaaatgaaaaaaagtccCAGGAATCAAGGGTATTTCATTCGTAACAGGTTTACAACCAAAAAtcacatgtttatgtttttttgtaTATGACTGTGGCAGTTAACATTGACAGATCAGCATAAAAGGACATTTGTCGTTACCGAAAGCATTAACAAACATTGTCTCAGCCGTTCATGTCAAAGATGGAATAAACAAAGCGACAAAatcaagtacattgtatttcaaacaaaattaaagcATTACCTGGTACTGGTGCTATAAAGTTTAAGAATCCTGTCGGtgaatctaaaaaaaaaccacaaacaCTATGATAAAAGATGTAGACGACTTGGTTAAGTTTTTCAAAGCTGGTTATATATTGATAATCCGGTTATGGATATGAGCAGATCAGACTTCAAATGA is a window encoding:
- the LOC117327383 gene encoding uncharacterized protein LOC117327383, which codes for MTPSSSLLGLNEEYNDRAKNNDVVPPSESCVLSPRFTETRPTINLTWDCVNENGGIRVTDAGYNKFCLESAASVHINLTYSKLHRRMETFDNDQSFQEIAKAGFYKTDEAFECFCCQLNPRMEAFTESTNPMRIHTLWSPHCPFVKGLANEDVRIAVQEEINTMEQTVTGIHPWRRTTLHTDDVIEALENGYEDSEIQTAVIRYFMRTGEYPNVENLRKEINSTDGFLGMELA